In Rhodamnia argentea isolate NSW1041297 chromosome 4, ASM2092103v1, whole genome shotgun sequence, the following proteins share a genomic window:
- the LOC115752578 gene encoding cellulose synthase A catalytic subunit 3 [UDP-forming]-like → MISQLYAFRDHLLWISDKFERVRWIQGPLYVGTGCIFNRRALYGYEAPGKIRQREQGILSMCFGGSCREGSTAKKRTDERMKISSKNAEPDAPMVDLERSQEGIEGDGYEDEKLHLMSHLSLEKWYGQSYGFIESILLETGDVSQFASLETLLKEAIQVISCGYEDNTKWGSEIGWIYSSASEEFVTGLKMHARGWRSIYCMPKRAAFKGSAPTNLSDRLNQVLCWAQGSVQVLLSRHCPIWYGFGVRLKLLQRLAYINATVYPFTAIPLLAYCTLPALQISIIGIISFISLSLSIIATNILEMRWSGVRIDVWWSTEQFWVIGGVSGHLFAIFQGLLKVLTRIDTSIHTPSKESNEQTVFSELKIFKWTSLLIPLTTLLLINLIGLVTGVSSAISSGHHIWSVLFRKLFFAFWVIIHLCPFLKGLPSNQSRVPTIVIVLSILLASIFSLLWVHIHPFTTAVVGPSIEQCGINC, encoded by the exons ATGATTTCTCAGCTTTATGCGTTCCGGGACCACCTTCTTTGGATTTCAGATAAATTTGAGAGGGTTAGATGGATTCAGGGCCCCTTATACGTGGGTACCGGGTGCATTTTCAATAGGCGAGCTCTTTATGGTTATGAGGCTCCGGGCAAGATCAGGCAGAGAGAACAAGGAATTCTCTCAATGTGCTTTGGAGGATCATGTAGAGAGGGTTCTACAGCGAAAAAGAGAACCGACGAgagaatgaaaatttcaagcaagaaTGCGGAACCTGATGCTCCGATGGTCGATCTAGAACGTTCTCAAGAAGGGATAGAAG GTGACGGATACGAGGATGAGAAGTTGCATCTCATGTCACACTTGAGCCTGGAGAAATGGTATGGTCAATCGTATGGCTTCATCGAGTCGATACTACTTGAAACAGGGGACGTTTCTCAATTTGCATCTCTGGAAACTCTCCTTAAAGAAGCCATTCAAGTTATTAGCTGCGGATATGAAGACAACACCAAATGGGGAAGCGAA ATAGGATGGATCTACAGTTCTGCATCGGAGGAGTTTGTGACAGGACTAAAGATGCACGCCCGTGGTTGGAGATCAATCTATTGCATGCCGAAACGTGCTGCTTTTAAAGGGTCTGCTCCCACTAACCTGTCGGATCGTCTCAATCAAGTTCTTTGTTGGGCTCAAGGTTCCGTTCAAGTGCTCCTCAGCCGGCATTGCCCCATTTGGTACGGCTTCGGTGTGAGGCTGAAATTGCTTCAAAGGCTCGCATATATCAATGCCACAGTTTATCCATTCACGGCGATCCCACTGCTTGCATATTGCACATTGCCAGCT CTGCAGATCAGCATCATAGGCATTATCTCTTTTATCTCACTTTCTTTATCTATCATCGCCACCAACATACTAGAAATGAGATGGAGCGGGGTCAGGATTGACGTGTGGTGGAGTACTGAACAGTTCTGGGTAATAGGAGGTGTCTCGGGGCACCTGTTCGCTATTTTCCAGGGCCTGCTCAAAGTCCTCACCAGAATAGACACCAGTATCCACACACCTTCCAAAGAATCCAATGAGCAGACCGTGTTCTCCGAGctgaaaatattcaaatggaCCAGCCTGCTTATTCCACTAACGACCCTCCTCCTCATAAACCTGATCGGACTGGTTACCGGAGTGTCTAGCGCCATTAGCAGCGGGCATCATATTTGGAGCGTGCTGTTCCGCAAGCTGTTCTTCGCTTTCTGGGTGATAATTCATCTCTGTCCCTTCCTTAAAGGACTACCAAGCAACCAGAGCAGAGTGCCGACGATCGTCATCGTGTTGTCGATTCTGCTGGCCTCTATCTTTTCCTTGCTCTGGGTGCACATCCATCCTTTTACAACCGCGGTGGTTGGCCCAAGTATTGAGCAGTGTGGAATCAACTGCTAG
- the LOC115752584 gene encoding 40S ribosomal protein S2-3-like: protein MAERGGGDRGGFGRGFGGRGGRGDRGGRGGRRRAPRQEEEKWVPVTKLGRLVKDGKIHSLEQIYLHSLPIKEHQIIDTLVGPSLKDEVMKIMPVQKQTRAGQRTRFKAFVVVGDGNGHVGLGVKCSKEVATAIRGAIILAKLSVIPVRRGYWGNKIGKPHTVPCKVTGKCGSVTVRMVPAPRGAGIVAARVPKKVLQFAGIEDVFTSSRGSTKTLGNFVKATFDCLLKTYGFLTPDFWRETRFTKSPFQEYTDLLAKPTGKPLILDDTERIDA from the exons ATGGCGGAGAGAGGTGGGGGCGATCGTGGCGGTTTCGGCCGTGGATTCGGCGGCCGCGGAGGCCGGGGCGACCGTGGGGGTCGTGGCGGTCGCCGCCGCGCGCCGCGccaggaggaggagaagtgGGTCCCCGTCACCAAGCTCGGCCGCCTCGTGAAGGACGGCAAGATCCACTCGCTCGAGCAAATCTACCTCCACTCGCTCCCGATCAAGGAGCACCAGATCATCGACACCCTGGTCGGGCCCTCGCTCAAGGACGAGGTGATGAAGATCATGCCGGTCCAGAAGCAGACCCGGGCCGGCCAGAGGACCCGGTTCAAGGCCTTCGTGGTCGTCGGCGACGGCAATGGCCACGTCGGGCTGGGGGTCAAGTGCAGCAAGGAGGTGGCCACCGCGATCCGCGGCGCAATCATCCTCGCGAAGCTTTCGGTGATCCCGGTGAGGAGGGGCTACTGGGGGAACAAGATTGGGAAGCCGCACACCGTGCCGTGCAAGGTCACAGGCAAGTGCGGGTCGGTCACGGTCAGGATGGTGCCGGCGCCGCGGGGGGCCGGGATCGTCGCTGCCCGCGTGCCGAAGAAGGTGCTCCAGTTCGCGGGGATCGAGGATGTGTTCACGTCGTCTAGGGGATCCACGAAGACTCTCGGGAACTTCGTGAAg GCAACCTTCGACTGTCTACTGAAGACTTATGGCTTCCTTACCCCTGACTTCTGGAGGGAAACACGATTCACGAAGTCTCCCTTCCAAGAGTACACTGATCTGTTGGCGAAGCCCACCGGGAAGCCGCTCATTTTGGACGACACCGAGAGGATTGATGCCTGA
- the LOC125314842 gene encoding uncharacterized protein LOC125314842, translating into MRKIHKLPPAFSNKPRHKTKQKDLEEPLGEKRMATIAAETMLRCVFDGSLLVNDVEIERRPYHRHCSCALHKLKGSRSTACPNHNNISFPWKELSTTCSLSTAASKFSCRPCFVSGSSVSSSTAAESKLACSSR; encoded by the coding sequence ATGCGGAAGATTCACAAATTACCACCTGCATTCTCAAACAAGCCAAGGCACAAAACCAAGCAAAAAGATCTAGAAGAACCACTGGGAGAGAAGCGAATGGCCACCATAGCAGCTGAAACGATGCTTCGGTGTGTCTTTGATGGAAGCTTGTTAGTAAATGATGTGGAGATTGAGCGTAGGCCATACCACCGCCATTGCAGTTGTGCGTTGCACAAGTTGAAAGGAAGTCGTTCGACTGCTTGCCCCAATCATAACAACATATCATTCCCCTGGAAGGAGTTGTCAACCACCTGCTCTTTGTCCACAGCAGCGTCCAAGTTCTCTTGTCGGCCTTGCTTTGTCAGTGGTTCTTCTGTCAGCAGCAGTACAGCAGCTGAGAGTAAATTAGCATGTTCAAgtagataa
- the LOC125314841 gene encoding uncharacterized protein LOC125314841 yields the protein MATVAAETVLWCVVDGSLSMNDVEIKRRPYHRNCGCAFHKLKGNRPTACSHHENMSFPKRELSGNCSLSMAASKFSSHSSLLNGKSETEDLYILVVTLKVLLVATKPQRMDSTGSFSIFLL from the exons atggCCACTGTAGCAGCTGAGACTGTGCTTTGGTGTGTCGTAGATGGAAGCCTGTCAATGAATGATGTGGAGATCAAGAGGAGGCCGTACCATCGCAATTGCGGGTGTGCATTTCACAAGTTAAAAGGCAACCGGCCGACTGCTTGCTCTCATCATGAAAACATGTCATTCCCCAAGAGAGAGTTATCCGGTAATTGCTCTTTGTCCATGGCAGCTTCCAAGTTCTCTTCTCATTCTTCCCTCTTGAATG GAAAATCAGAAACAGAGGATCTGTACATTCTTGTCGTGACCCTTAAAGTGCTCCTTGTGGCAACAAAACCTCAGAGGATGGATAGCACCGGctccttctccatcttcctccTGTAA